DNA sequence from the Deinococcus humi genome:
TTAGTCCTGTTTGACCTCGGCCAGCAGCTTGCCCAGCTTTTCAGTGTCGGCGGCAAAGCCCCGGATACCTTCGTAAAGCTTCTCGCCGGCCATGGCATTGGAGGCCAGGCTGTAACGGAACTGGGCCTCGGTGATCATGTCTTCCTTCTCGTGGCCCATCTGCTCGTCCAGCCGGACTTCCAGCTTGCCGTGATCCTCGGCCAGTTCGCCCAGCAACTGGGGGCTGATGGTCAGACGGTCACATCCAGCCAGCGCCTCGACCTGTGCGGCGCTGCGGAACGACGCACCCATAATGATGGTTTCGTAGCCGTGAGACTTGAAGTGGTGGTAGATCTCGCGCACCGACTGGATGCCGGGGTCTTCATCGACGGGATAGTCCTTGGTGCCGGTGGATTTCTTGTACCAGTCGGTAATCCGGCCCACGAAGGGCGAGATCAGATAGGCCCCGGCCTGCGCGCTGGCAATCGCCTGCTCCAGATTGAACAGCAGGGTCATGTTGCAGCGGATGCCCTCTTTTTGCAGGATACGGGCAGCCTCGATGCCTTCCCAGGTGGAGGCCAACTTGATCAGGATGCGGTCCTTACCTACGCCGTTTTCCTCGTACAGGGCCATCAGGTGGCGGGCGCGGGCCAGCAGGGCGTCCTTGTCGAAGGACAGCCGGGCATCCACTTCTGTCGAGACGTTGCCGGGCACGATCTTGGTCAGCTCGGTGCCGACGCGGACAGTCAGCCTGTCGATCACATCGTCAACACTCTCGCCGGATTTCAGGCGGGCGCGGGCCTCTTCCATCAGCGAACCGTAGCCCTCCAGCTGCGCGGCTTTAAGGATCAGCGACGGGTTGGTGGTGCAGTCCTGCGGCTGGTATTTCTTGATGGCCTCGATATCGCCAGTATCTGCGACAACGACGGTCACGGCCTTGAGCTGTTCAAGCTTGTCGGTTCCAACTGCGGTCTGGGTGGGATTCATAACCAACCTCCATAAAGGATGAGTGGACTCAGGTCAGCGCGCCCTGAATGAAACGCGCCATCGTTTGAAGGACGAGGGGAGGAAGGGCGTCGGCGGACGCTGCGCCGTCGCGATGGACACTCTCAACCATACGCTCCAGGCAGACACTGAACGGCTCTCCGGCAGTGGCAGCCTCGCGGTAGGCCTCGCGCGCGGGAATCAGGGTGCCGATCAGGTGCTGGCGGGCCGGGCTGGTGTCGCCCACCGTCTGCACGGCGGCCAGGGCAGCGGTCAGGGCCTCACCAAAGTTCTCGCGGTTCAGGTTCTGGGCGCCCTGAAGTGCCCCCGACATCGCCAGAAAGACATCACCGTAGAGGCCTGCCTCTGGGGGATCAGTATGCTGGATCAACGTCAGGGCCAGATCTTCCAGCGCGCCGTCCACGCCAGGCCGAGAGGTGCGGGCAGCCATGCGCCCACGGGCCTGGGCGAACGCCTGCCCGAGCGCCAGTCCTGGCCGGGCACCCACCTCCTCGACCAGCTCCTGGACCATACCCACAGCGCCCAGGCTGGGGACGCTCTGTTTGGATGTCATGCGGTTCCTCCGTTGACCGGAACATGAAACGGTTCCGGCGCCTTCGTTCTAGGTTAGCGCTGAGGCAATGGGCGGGGCATTTCGGTTCCTTTGTGAATCCAGCCCCGACATCTACAGCCCCCAAACCAGCGCAATGACGGGCGCACCTACCGCCACCACGATGATCTCCAGCGGCAGGCCCACCTTCCAATAGTCGCTGAACTTGTAGCCTCCCGGCCCCATCACCAGCGTGTTGCTCTGGTGTCCGATAGGCGTCAGGAAAGCGCTGCTGGCGGCCAGCGTCACGGCCATCAGGAAGGCGTCGGGATTGGCATCCAGGCCCTGCGCGATGGTCACAGCAATCGGAGCGGTGATCAGGGCGGCGGCGGCGTTGTTAATCACATCGGACAGGGTCATGGTCAGCACCATCACCACCACCAGCACCGCCATCACCGGCCAGTCGGCGGCCACGCCCAGCACGCCCTCGGCGATCAGCTTCGCGCCGCCGGTACTCGATAGCGCCGCCCCCACCGGAATCAGCGTGGCCAGCAGCACCAGGATGGGCCACTCGATGCTCTCGTAGACGTCGCGCAGATTGATCAATCTCAGCAGCAGCATCAGGGTGGCGGCGGCGGTAAAGGACACTGCGACCGGCAGCAGGTTCAACGTGGCGGCGACAATAGCCACCAGGAAGATGCCCCCGGTCAGCAGCATCTTGCGGGTCTGTCCGGCGGGCACCATGTCCAGTGGACGCTCGCGCAGCGGCAGGCATCCCAGAGTGTTCATGGCTTCTTCAATGGAATTATGCGGCCCGTGCATCAGCAGCACGTCCCCGGCCTTGAAGCGGGCATTGACCAGACGCTCGCGCAGGCGCTGGCCCTGACGCGACACCGCGATCAGGTTGATGTTGAAACGCTGGCGCAGGTTCAGGCTCACGGCACTCTGGCCCACAATGGGCGACAGCGCCGTGACCACCACTTCGGCCAGCCGCACGTCGTCGGAGGCCAGCTGTTCGGGGGTGATCTTCTCGTTGCCCACCAGTGTCAGCTGCCCGTCTTCGACCAGTTCGGTCAGTCTGGCCGCATTGGCCTCGACGATCAGCACATCCTCCGGCTGCAATACGGTAAACGGCGTGGGAAAGGGCCGTTGCGATTCGCCGCGCACCAGGGAGACCACCTGTACGCCCTCCACCTTGCCCAGATCCATCACGCGCTGTCCGGCCAGGGCACTGCCCGCGGGTAGCCGCACCTCGGTC
Encoded proteins:
- the tal gene encoding transaldolase, with product MNPTQTAVGTDKLEQLKAVTVVVADTGDIEAIKKYQPQDCTTNPSLILKAAQLEGYGSLMEEARARLKSGESVDDVIDRLTVRVGTELTKIVPGNVSTEVDARLSFDKDALLARARHLMALYEENGVGKDRILIKLASTWEGIEAARILQKEGIRCNMTLLFNLEQAIASAQAGAYLISPFVGRITDWYKKSTGTKDYPVDEDPGIQSVREIYHHFKSHGYETIIMGASFRSAAQVEALAGCDRLTISPQLLGELAEDHGKLEVRLDEQMGHEKEDMITEAQFRYSLASNAMAGEKLYEGIRGFAADTEKLGKLLAEVKQD
- a CDS encoding SLC13 family permease translates to MTTPQLLVFATLIGALVLFVWGKWRYDVVGMLALLALTLTGVVKGNEAFRGFSEPAVITVAAVLVISQALQKTGLVNVLVRGLSRVGNGMTAQILVMCVVVAVLSSFMNNVGALAIMLPVAITLANRAGRSASSLLMPLAFASLLGGMTTLIGTPPNLIISNLRRDLLGEPYGMFSFTAVGGAVAVAGVAYLVVFGWRLLPQRVSGENRADLYRMADYMTEVRLPAGSALAGQRVMDLGKVEGVQVVSLVRGESQRPFPTPFTVLQPEDVLIVEANAARLTELVEDGQLTLVGNEKITPEQLASDDVRLAEVVVTALSPIVGQSAVSLNLRQRFNINLIAVSRQGQRLRERLVNARFKAGDVLLMHGPHNSIEEAMNTLGCLPLRERPLDMVPAGQTRKMLLTGGIFLVAIVAATLNLLPVAVSFTAAATLMLLLRLINLRDVYESIEWPILVLLATLIPVGAALSSTGGAKLIAEGVLGVAADWPVMAVLVVVMVLTMTLSDVINNAAAALITAPIAVTIAQGLDANPDAFLMAVTLAASSAFLTPIGHQSNTLVMGPGGYKFSDYWKVGLPLEIIVVAVGAPVIALVWGL
- a CDS encoding DAK2 domain-containing protein, which translates into the protein MTSKQSVPSLGAVGMVQELVEEVGARPGLALGQAFAQARGRMAARTSRPGVDGALEDLALTLIQHTDPPEAGLYGDVFLAMSGALQGAQNLNRENFGEALTAALAAVQTVGDTSPARQHLIGTLIPAREAYREAATAGEPFSVCLERMVESVHRDGAASADALPPLVLQTMARFIQGALT